A window of Phycisphaerae bacterium genomic DNA:
GGTGCAATCGCGGCTTCCGTCATCAACGAAGATCGCCTCGTAATCCATGCCGGAGGCGGTAAGAACCTCGGTGAGTTCGGCGTAGAGCGGCTCAACGTTGTCCTCTTCGTTATGGAGGGGAATCACGACGGAGAGGTCACACGGGTCCAGCGGCTGATTCCCGATGACAGGGCAATCACCGGTAACGACCGGATCAGTAGTGGTCGGGGGCATGGGCATTGCCTCGCTCAATCACAGGGCGATCATCCGGCCTGAGGCCGGGGCCGTGGCCATTCATACTCCAGAAGGCGTCGTCGTGTAAAGGCCTGTTTCAGCCGGAGACGCGGGTCTCGGCTCGCCTGGCGGGTCCATCTGGCTGGGTAATGACCACCAGTTCCTTGCCCGGCTTATCCTCGTATCCGCTCAGCTCGAAGACAATTCGCGGCGACAGATTCGTACCCCGTTTGAGGAGATCCAGGTGTCCGCTGGTCATGATGAGGTAGACCGGGCGCGGTTCGGCGAGCTTGGTTCGGATTCGCTTCTCGAACTCGCGGTAGACTTCCTCCTGGACCGCCAGCCGGTTCCGGCGCAGGTCGGCCATCTCCAGTTCGTTGATCAATCGCTGGAGGCGGTAGCCGTGGTAGAACTCCACCGTGGCGTCCGGGCGGCCGCCGACCCAGTAGATCGGGTCGGACACGCCGATGCCGTGCCGGGTGAATCCTCTCACCAAGGCCTTGGCTTCAGTATCGACGTCCATGAACTGTCTGGCGGCCGGCACCCCCAGGACGGTCAGCAGAGCCGTGCTCGTGTTGAGCAGGACGAACGACCACACCCGCACCCCAAAGGCAAACAGAAGGCACGACAGGGTGAGGAGCGTGAACACCGGCAGGGCGACCCGGAGGCAAAGTGAGAGGTTGCTGCTGCTCTGGGTGTGCAGATCCTCCTGGACGACGACGCTGCCCGCGACGAGAAGAAGACCAAGCAGGATCGGCAGAACCGCGGCCGTCGGCCTGAGCCATCGTGAGACCATGCCAAAGAACAGCCGGTCGATCACCGGGGCCAGGAGGAGGCAGTATGCGGGCATGATTGAGACCAAGTAATGCGGTCGCTTGTACCCCGCGGCACTCAGGAAGACCAGGCCGCAGATTGCCCAGATGAACGCGAAGGCCAGGGCTTTGCGCTGGGCAACATAGCGCCTCAGAAAGGGGGCGGCCAGGGCTTCCGGAAGGGAGCACAGGAAGGGGGCGGTCAGGCCAAATACAAACGGGAGGTAGTAGTAGAAGGGCTGGTCTTTGCCGCGCTCGCTCAGCCCGCCGCTGAAGCGTTCAAGGTATTCGATCTTCCAGAGGGCGGCCGCATTGTCAACCTCCAAGCGGATGTACAGCGGCCAGCTGCCCGCCAGGACGGCGAAGACCACAAGACCGGTCAACACCCAAGGCCAGGGAAGCCGGGACCATTGGGCGAGGGCGTCCGCGGACGCGAAACGCAGGCGACCACCCGCAGGAACCCGGCCGGCCGTATTCAGGATCGGGACCGCGACGAACCACCAGAGCGTCAAGGCAGCACCGGCTGTGGCCATCGGCAGGGGGGCCTTGGCCATCATCGCGGCGGAGAAGCAGGCGAACATGATGACGATGAAGGGTCTGCTCGGCCGCGGAGGTTGGAAGGCTCGCCAGAAGCAGGCGAAGGTTAGGGTCGTGAACAGCGCCAGAATCATGTCGACCTGGGCACTGTGACTGAATAAGACCGTGGTCGCACAGCAGCCCATCACGAATCCGGCCACGAACCCGGCACGCTGGCCGAACATCATGGTGCCCAGCCACCAGACAGCCAGACTGTTGAGGAACGCGGCCAGGGCCGAGGGCAACCGCGCGGTCAGATCGGACACCGGCTGTGCATTCGGATCGTCGAGCAGCCAGGAGGTTGCGGCGATCGCCCAGTAGCCCAGCGGGGTCTTGCGAATGCGTGGGATTTCGGCCAGTTGCGGGATCAACCAGTTACCCGATTGGATCGTCTGGCGAGCGGTCTGGGCGCAGATACACTCGTGGTCGCCCATCGACGGCCCGGAGCCGATCCACGCGAAGCAGGTGGTCAGCGAGAGAAGCAGCAGGAGAAGACCCATACTCCGAAAGCCAGACGGCATCGCAGCTCTGTCGCCAATTGCATCTTTGTTCTCCAGGAGTGGCTGCCCTGCCGCATGATCGCCGTCGGTGGTCAACATTCACTCCTTGTCTCCGAAGCCCGGTTGTGATCGGTGGCCCACATGGTAGGTGGCGTCGGTTTGAAGTCAAGGCGTGGACCGGCGAAACGCAGCGAGACAGCATCAAGTGAACGGGCGCCAGTCGACGGCGGAGGCCAGCGATCGTTACCTTGCCGTCGACCAGCGATGTACAGTATAAGTATGATGCGGCTGCGGTTTTCGTGATGCTGAATCGCTGATGATGTGAGCGCCGCGGGCGGTTCCGGCAGGAAGACACTCATGGATAGCGTGCAGGGACATGACGGGGCCGCTGGTCATGCCGGGTGGATCGTCCGTCGCGAGGATTCTTCGCCGGCTATTCAGGTGGTGGACGGTGTGTGCTATGTCCTGTTTGCCCTCGATATCGGCCTGGCGATCGACCTGAACGAAGCCGAGCGTCGGGTCACCGACGTCAAACAGCGCGAGACGATCAGGCACAAGCGGCGCACTCCCCAGTACTTTGAATACGACCCCCCGCCTCTTCGCGTCACCCAGGACATATTGCCACTCGTGTTGGGTGACTTTCAAACCGCTCCCGTGGTTGACATGATGATCTACGACTTCGGCGCGGTCTCGGTGACGTACACGATTCCCCTCGCCGGCTCGATCTTCGGGTTGCTGGCGCTGAGCGACGTTCTGTACGACAACAATGCCCTGCTGGCCGATGCCCGCAGTCGGGTCGAGCACCTTCTGGCCACCATCGCCCCGGCCGTGAACAAGCCCCGGATCTCCGATCTGGTTGAGGACTATGCCATCTACCGGATTGAGGCTCTGACGCCCGGCGTCAATCCCGATCGCGTGCTGGCCGATCACGGTTCGCTTCTGGCCCAGATTCTGCGCGCCGAGCTCAGCCCGCTCTCCGCCCAAGAAGTGAATGAGGCCCTGAGCTGCCGGATTGCCTTCAGCGACGACGATCTGGCGATCATGGACTGGAACGCGGCTGTCGTGCTCGGGGCTGACACGGAAGACGTGCGCGCGGTGCTGGAATACGCGAATGTCGAGTTGCTGGAAATGCGTTTTCTGGACGATCGGCTGGACGACGCCCTGGATCAATCGTATGAGGCTCTCACTCGACAGACCTGGCGACGCCGGCTGCTTCTGACCACGCTGGAAGCTGACATGCGTCGGGTCGCCGAACTGCAGGTCGACAGCGCCCTCCTGTTCGAGGGAGTGAACAACGCCCTCAAGCTGCTGGGCGACCAGTACCTCGCCCGGGTCTACCGTGCAGCGAGTCAGCGCCTCCATCTCGGCGACTGGGATGCCAGCATCATTCGGAAACTCCAAACTCTGGAAAGCATCTACCAGAAGATGACGGATGAGAACACGCACCGACGCATGGAGGTGCTGGAGTGGATCATCATCATTCTGATCGCCATGGAGATCGTCATGTCGTTCTTCCCGGGCCTGACCGGGAGTTGAGCCGGAAGCGCCGCTGACGGCGTCTGCTTGGCACGAATCACGTCTTGATCGTGACGCCGTCCTTGTCGAGATAGGCTCGCGTGTTCTTCTTGAGAGCCATGTTGGCTAGGTGCAACGGCCTGACGGCCTTGTGGCCGATCTCCACGGTCGCATTCGGCTGCTTGCGGCTCTTGAGGCACTCGAGGAAGTTCCGAGTATGCGGCTCAGTCGAGGTCACGCTGCCCGGGAGATTCTCCTTGGCGGGCTTCGGCCAACCGGCTTCCCAGCCGTTGACCTGATCAAAGATCCGGTAACCGGCCTCGGTCAGGAAGAGAGCACCCTTGGTTCCCTGGAAGGTGATCGACCAGCCGTTGCGCCAGGTGCTGGTCGTGTAGCCCAGCGTCCAGGTGCACAGGAAGTTGGGGTACTCGAACGTGCAGCAGAAGGTGTCCGGCGTCTTGGTGGGCTTGTTCTTATAGACCTCGCCAAACTGAACCGCGGAGAGGGGATGATCCACACCCATCATCCACTGGACCACGTCCATGAGGTGCGTTCCCTGGTCGGTCTCGTTTCCGCCGGAGAAAGGCCAGAAGTAGCGCCAGTAGCAGAACTTGACCGGCGTGTACTCCTGTTTGCCAGCCGGCCCGCAGAACCTCTCCCAGTCGAGCTTGCCGGGCACGTCGACGTTCGGATCGACGCCGAAGTTCCAGTACCACTCCGCCCGGACCAGGTGGATGTCGCCGAGGGCCTTGTCATCGAAGTACTTCTTGATCTCGTCCCGGATAATCGGCGAGCTGCGTCGCTGCATGCCGATCTGAACGATTCGATCGGACTTGCGGACCGCTTCCACCATCTGATTGCCTTGTTCGATGGACCAGCACATGGGCTTCTCGCAGTAGACGTCCTTGCCCGCCGCCAGGGCGTCGATGAGGTGCTGGCAGTGCCAGTGCTCAGGCGAGCTGATCAGCACTGCGTCGAGATCCTTGCGTTCGAGCAACTTCCGGTAGTCGTCGTAGCCCTTAGCCTTGTCGCCTGCGATTTCAAGTCCCTTCTGGAGATTGGGCTCGTACACGTCGGCCACTGCAGCCCATTCGACGCCGTACTTCTTGAACACACTCATGTGATGACGTCCCATGCCGCCGGAGCCGATGATGCCCATTGCCACCTTCTCGTTGGCTCCACTCGCCGCAGCTTCTGCCCGTGCGGTCCTTGCGGCGGTGCCTGCAAGCACGCCCGCACCTACGCCGGCCAGGCCGGCACCCAGGAATCGCCGCCGATTCAGTCTATTGTCCGCCATGGTTTGATCTCCTGTAAGACTCGACACGACTTCAAGTTACCGCGCCGTCCGGGCCTTGGCAACCCGGTAGGCACTTGCGGCATCCCGGACCGGGCGATGGCTTTTTTTCTGGAGGGCTTGTGTACCGCCGCCCGAAGGTTAAGCGGTCGTCTCCCGGTCATGACGGCTGGGGAATCGAGTAGCTGAACTCCGCCCAGCGTCCTTCCTCGCTTCTCGCCTCGATACGCCCTCCATGGGCCTGAATGATCCGCCACGCGGTGTAAAGACCGACCCCGGTTCCCCGCTCCTTGCGCAATGTGGGTACATCCAAACGCGAGAACTTGCGGAACAGGCCGGACTGTTGGCTCGCGGAGAATCCTGGTCCATCGTTGCGCACTGACACCCGCAGCTGACCTTCCGAAAACAGCACGCTCAGCAGAATCTGCCCGCCCGCAAAACCGTACTTGGCGGCGTTGCCGAGCAAATTGACCATGACGATCTTCATCAAGTCGGGATCGATCGTGACCCGCGGCAGATCAGGGGGGACGGATCGGGTCAATTCCATTTGCTTGCTTTCCAGCTGCGATCGGACCAGTTCGAGGCTCGGTTCAACGACCGAAGCCGTGAAGTCGATGTCGGTACGAAGCCGGGCCTTGAGTTCACCGCCCTCCAGCCGTGCAAGGTCGAGGTACTCCTGGACGAGACCGAGGAGATACTCCCCTTTCTTGGTCAGGCTGGCGAGCTTCTCGCGTTGCTTGGCCTCTAGCGGTCCCAGGTAGCCGTTAATCAACAGCCCGGCGTCCATGAGCATTGAAGCCACCGGACTCTTGAGCTCATGGGTGACAAAGCCGAGCATCTCGAAGTAGGCCTTGTTGGCCGCAGTCAGCTGCTCGATTCGCCAGGCTTTCTCGACGGCCTGGCTGAGCCGCTCGGCGATAGCCGTCTGAAAGCGGGCGTGGCGGTCCTGATAGGCGTGGGTGTGCCGGGAACTGCGGAACAGCAGGCCCACGACACGGCTTTCAACCGTCAGGGGGCAAGTGAGGTTGGATCGCACGCCTTCACGGACCAGCAGCCGGGTGGCACCCGATTTCGGCCGCTGCTCAAGATAACGTTCCAGATCGCTGATGATGCGTGGAGTGCCACGATAGAGAATGGTCTCCAGGGAACTCCCCGCCAGATCGGCCGCATATCCGTTGCCGAGTAGCAGCGGCTCATACAGTGCCCTGGTCCGATGCGATACCAGCCGCCGCCCATTTTCCTCGACGAACGCCAGGCTCACGCGGTCGCAAGGGCTGATCTCGCGAAGTCGATCGAACAGAAAGGCAAGCAACTCGTCGAGCGATTCGGCGGCGGCGACTTTCCGGTTGACGAGTTCGAGAATCTGCGTCTCGGCGGGTGACAGGGTACCCGGTTGGGCACCAGCATCGGCCGGGTCAAGGAAACGAACAAGGGTGTCGGGACCGGTGGCCATTCTGGGGACCGCCGAAGGCCCAAACGGTTCGCGCTGTCCGGTTGCCCGGGCAATGTGCGGAACACGGCCGGGGGAGAATTCACTTGCTCTTCTTCAGCTTCGCCTTGAGCACGCTGAGCAACGTGTTGGGGTCAATGGGCTTCTGGAACACGCCGTTCAGGCCAAGGGCGGTGTAGTCGGTGCTCGTGCTCAGGCTGTCGCCGACCGAGCTGAGCATGTAGATGGGGGCCTTATTGCCCAGCGCCCGGAGTTCCTTGACGAAGGTCGTGCCCGCGTCGACCTCTTCCATCATCAGGTCAACGATGACGAAGTCCGGCTTGGCCTCCTTGTAGACCTTGAGCCCGGCCTCGGCACTCTGGGCCTCGACCATGATATAGCCGGCTGACTCGAGGATCGTCCTGACCGCGTCGAGGAAATCCTGATCGTCATCGATGTAGAGAATGACAAACTTCCCGTTCTGCATGTTTCTTACCTCATCGAAGTTGCGAGGACTTCGCCCGACGAATGGTCGGTATCCCAGTCATCCCGCTCGAAGTCGCCCTCGCGCAGGAACCGCTCCACGAAACGGATCGCCGCGGCCAGATTGACTCGGGCGCGCGAAGATAGCGACTCCCCGAAGTCATCGAAATCGTATCCGCGAATTCCGAGAATGAAACCCCGGGTACACCCACCGAAGAGTGCGTGCGCCAGGCCCAGCACCTGCCTGGGCTCGATGCTGTGAGTGCTGAAGTTGATGCCCGCTTCCGGCTCGATGGGCCGGAACGAGAAGGGCGCCTCCCCGGTCGCATCGGCGTCGGCGAAAACGACGATGTCGTGCTCGGCGACGGCCTGGGCATCCTCGACCGTGAGCTGGTAGTCGGCATCGACAGTCACCGCCGGAAGGGCCAGTGACTCGACCACCCCGGCCAGAGCCGGGCCCAATCCATCATCGAGCCGGCCGGGGTTGCCGTAACCGATCAGCAAAACAGTGGCGTCCTTCTTACTCATCCCTTGCTCATGGTGTCCAGCAGCTTCCCTTGGTGATCGACCAGTTCGACCGTGAGGGGCATCTGTCCGAGGGCGTGGGTCGCGCAGGAAAGACATGGATCGTACGCCCGGATGGCCACCTCGATGTGGTTGAGGAGCCCCTCGGTGATGGTCACACCCGACAGGTGGTCCTTCGCGACCTTCTCCACCGCCCGGTTCATGGGTTCGTTGTTGTTGGTGGTCGACACAATCAAGTTGGCCATGACCACCTGGTCTTTGTCGTTGACCCGGTAGTGGTGGAACAACGTGCCGCGGGGGGCTTCGATCAAACCGACCGCCTCGTCGCGGCGCTGGCCCTTGGTGACCAGGTCTGTGCCCTGCAGATCCTTGTCGTGCAGAAGAGCCTTGATCTTCTCGATCGAGTGCAACAGCTCAATCATCCGCGACCAGTGGTATGCCATGGTCAGATTGTTGGGCTTGTTGTCGGTGACGGCCATGAACTCCTTGCGGGCCGCTTCCGCCTCGGGCGTGTCAATGAAGTCGGCCGTGTTGACTCGGGCCAGCGGGCCGACCCGGTACCAGCCCTTTTCCGGTCCCAGGCTCTTGATGAAAGGAAACTTCATGTACGACCAGGAACGCACTTCCTCGGCGATGTAGTCGGTATACTTCTGGTAGTCCACCTGATCGAAGATCTTCTTGCCGAGGGGGTCGATCGCCCGCAGGTTGCCGTGGTACAGATCCATGGCTCCGTCCTGGCGGATCAGGGACAGATGGTTCGAGTCGAACGAGCCGAAGGGGGCAACCTTCTTCAGGTTGGTGACGGTGTAGTCCTTGGCGATCTTGACCGCCTCGCGAGACCATTGGACCATCTGCTCGATGTCCTTGAGGAAGCCGTCCCGCTCGGCCACGGAGAGATTCTTGTTGATGCCGCCGGGGATCGCTCCGGTTCCGTGGATCTTCTTGCCCGCGGTCGCCTTGATGATCTCCTGGCCATACTTGCGCATCATCACGCCCTGGACGGCCAAGTTCGGGAACTTGGCGGCCACGCCGATGACGTTGCGGATCGCCACGTCGGCATCAAAGCCGAAGAGCAAGTCCGGCGAGCACAGATGGAAGAAGTGCAGGGCGTGTGACTGGAAGAACTGCCCGTAGTGCATCAGCCGGCGCATCTTCTCGGCCGTCGGAGTGAGGTTCTCGCCCCCGACGATCCGATCCATGGCCTTGGCGGCGGCCAGATGGTGGCTCACCGGGCAGATGCCGCACAGGCGCTGGACCAGCACGGGCACTTCCCAGTAGGGCCGGCCTTGGATGAACCGCTCGAAGCCGCGGAACTCCACGATGTGCAGGCGGGCCTGTCGCACCTGCTTCTTCTCGTCGAGCAATAGGGTCACTTTCCCGTGTCCCTCCACGCGGGTGACCGGCTCGATCACGATTCTCTGCATGTTTCCTGTCGCAGCAACCACGGCGATCCTCCGGAAAGGAATCAGTCGTATTTCACCAATTCATAGGGCAACTGCACGGGCTTGTTGCCCAGCAATGCCACGAGGGTCTCCCATAGTGTGTCCGCCGGGGGCGGGCAGCCAGGGATGTAGTAGTCGATCTTGACCACCTCGTCGCAAGGATAGACCTTGTTCAGCAGCAGGGGGATCTCCGGATCGTTCGGGATCATGCCGCTGGGATTGTGCACGGTCGGGCCGTGGAGGTAGGCTTCCTCCAGGCATTCCTTGAGCGGGATGGTGTTCCGCATGGCCGGCAAACCGCCCATGATGGCACAGTCGCCGACCGAAATGAGCACATCGCAGTGCTTTCGGAAATCCTGCAGCACGCGGACGTTCTCTTCGTTGCAGCAGCCGCCCTCGATCAGGCCGACGGCACACCGCCCGGTGAACTCCTTGATGTCGTCCACCGGGGACTTGTCGAAATCCACGATCTCGACCAGCTTGAGGATGCGATCGTCAATGTCCAACAGGGACATGTGACAACCGAAGCATCCGGCCAGAGATGCGGTTGCGACCTTCGGTTTGGCCATGTTTGGCTCCCTTCTTTACTTCTTGCCCGTTCGTTTCGCCTCGATGTCCGATCCGATGGGCTCCTTGTCGTAGAGCCGCTTGCCTATCGGGATGGCGTAGCCCACGCGTTTCTTCAGAATCGCCCCGACCGGACAGACTTCGACGAACTTGTCGGTCACTTTGGCGTCGGTACCGCCGAGGCAGGCTTCCGAGTTGACACCGACCTTCTTGTGAATGCCGCGGCCCACGAATTGGAGGATACCCTTGCCGTCCACGTCCCGGGAGGCCCGAATGCAGCGGGCGCACATGATGCATCGATTGTGGTCGATCAACAGATCGGGGTGGGAGGCGTCGACATCTCGCTTGGGAAACATATATGGGAACTTGGGGGCCGGGATCCCCAGTCGATAGGCCATCGCCTGCAGCTCGCAGTTGCCGCTCTTCTCGCAGAACATGCAGAAGTGGTTGCCCTCGACGAAAAGCATCTCAACCAGGTCCTTGCGGATCCTGGTCACGCGATCCGAGTTGTTCTCGACCACGATGCCCTCGGCGACGGGCTGGGTGCAGGCCGCCTGAGGTCGGCCGTTGACCAGGACGGTGCACACCCGGCAGCTCCCGTAGGGCGTCAGGCCTTTCATGTGGCACAGTCGGGGCACGTAGATTCCCGCCGCCTCGGCTGCTTCCAAAATGGTCTGGCCTTTCTGGCCCTGGATTTCCTCGCCATCGATGATGAAACTGACTGTATCGCTCATGTCTTCTTCCTGATTAGAAGTGGACCGACTTGCGACCGGTGATCTCTTGAGCATCCGACAGCGCCGCACGGATATCGAATGCCGGCTGAGTGCCGTTGGTGTCTTTTCTGACGATCGCCTCGTAGGCGGATCTGAAATTCTTCAGCGTGGTCAGGATCGGATTGGCCGAGGTCTGGCCCAGGCCGCACCGGCTGGCCGATTTGACCGACTGCCCGAGGTTCTCCAGGTATTCGAGGTCGGACGTCTGCCCGAGCCCGGCGAGAATGCGGTCGATGCGCTCCTTGAGCAGCATGTTGCCAACTCGACACGGGGTACAGTAGCCGCAGCTTTCCTCGACGAAGAACTCCATGAACTTGCCGGCGACCTCAAGGACGCTCCGCTCGGGTCCGAAGACCATGATCGAGCCGCCGGTGGCCAGGTCGTCATAGCAGATGGTCCGGTCGTAGTCCTTCGGCCCGACCATCTGCCCGCTCGGCCCACCCACCTGTACGGCGATCGCGTCGTCCGCCCCGCACAGCTTCAGCACGTCGCGGAGCCTGATGCCGAACGGCACCTCATACACGCCGGGGCTCATGCAGTCACCGGAGACGCTGAGCAGCTTCGTTCCGGAGCTGCCCGTCGAGCCGAGCTGTGCGAACCAGCCCGGCCCTTTGTCGAGGATGCGGGCGACACAGCAGAACGTCTCGACGTTGTTGACCGTGGTGGGGCAACCGAGGTAGCCCTTCTGGGCGGGAAAAGGCGGGCGGTTCTTGGGATCACCGCGCTGGCCTTCGCACGAGCTGAGTAGGGCGGTCTCCTCGCCGCAGACGTAGGCACCGGCGCCCATCTGGATGCGAATCGCGAAATCGAAGCCCATCTTGCCGCAAATGTTCTTGCCCAACAGACCGTCGTGTCGACGGCGGTTGAGGACGTGCTCAAGGTAGGCTTGCAGATAAGCATACTCGCCGCGGAGATAGAGAATACCGGTATCGCTGCCGATCGCATAGCCGGCGATCGTCATGCCCTCGAAGAGCAGGTCGGCCTTCTCGGTCAGAATGACGCGGTCCTTGAAGGTGCCGGGCTCGCCTTCGTCGCCATTGCAGACCACATAACGCTTGCTGCCTTCGGCACTTCGGGTGTAGTCCCACTTGATTCCGGTGGGAAATCCGGCCCCGCCTCGGCCGCGCAACCGCGAGGTCTTGATATCTCGAATGACTTCCTGCGGGCTCATGGCCAGAGCCTTCCTCAACGCGTCGCCGGGGGCGAGGTCGGCCAGAACGACCGGGCCGGCCTTGCGAATGTTGTTCTCGACCATGGAGCGGACGAGATCGTTGGCGTTGTTGCCGTCGCCGAGTTTCTGCACCAGCT
This region includes:
- a CDS encoding HAMP domain-containing histidine kinase, coding for MATGPDTLVRFLDPADAGAQPGTLSPAETQILELVNRKVAAAESLDELLAFLFDRLREISPCDRVSLAFVEENGRRLVSHRTRALYEPLLLGNGYAADLAGSSLETILYRGTPRIISDLERYLEQRPKSGATRLLVREGVRSNLTCPLTVESRVVGLLFRSSRHTHAYQDRHARFQTAIAERLSQAVEKAWRIEQLTAANKAYFEMLGFVTHELKSPVASMLMDAGLLINGYLGPLEAKQREKLASLTKKGEYLLGLVQEYLDLARLEGGELKARLRTDIDFTASVVEPSLELVRSQLESKQMELTRSVPPDLPRVTIDPDLMKIVMVNLLGNAAKYGFAGGQILLSVLFSEGQLRVSVRNDGPGFSASQQSGLFRKFSRLDVPTLRKERGTGVGLYTAWRIIQAHGGRIEARSEEGRWAEFSYSIPQPS
- a CDS encoding response regulator, whose protein sequence is MQNGKFVILYIDDDQDFLDAVRTILESAGYIMVEAQSAEAGLKVYKEAKPDFVIVDLMMEEVDAGTTFVKELRALGNKAPIYMLSSVGDSLSTSTDYTALGLNGVFQKPIDPNTLLSVLKAKLKKSK
- a CDS encoding Gfo/Idh/MocA family oxidoreductase — translated: MADNRLNRRRFLGAGLAGVGAGVLAGTAARTARAEAAASGANEKVAMGIIGSGGMGRHHMSVFKKYGVEWAAVADVYEPNLQKGLEIAGDKAKGYDDYRKLLERKDLDAVLISSPEHWHCQHLIDALAAGKDVYCEKPMCWSIEQGNQMVEAVRKSDRIVQIGMQRRSSPIIRDEIKKYFDDKALGDIHLVRAEWYWNFGVDPNVDVPGKLDWERFCGPAGKQEYTPVKFCYWRYFWPFSGGNETDQGTHLMDVVQWMMGVDHPLSAVQFGEVYKNKPTKTPDTFCCTFEYPNFLCTWTLGYTTSTWRNGWSITFQGTKGALFLTEAGYRIFDQVNGWEAGWPKPAKENLPGSVTSTEPHTRNFLECLKSRKQPNATVEIGHKAVRPLHLANMALKKNTRAYLDKDGVTIKT
- a CDS encoding NAD(P)H-dependent oxidoreductase subunit E encodes the protein MSQVQAAIREVCQKYGNDRTRMMDIVRAAHARLGCVCGEAMDTIAAAVSAPRVEVESVVTFYAFFSRKAKGQVIIRLCNDIIDQMAGSDRVAQAFRESLGIDFGETTPDGKITLEWTPCIGMCDQAPAALINDVVITHLSSDKVDSIVRSLRAHADPKKLVQKLGDGNNANDLVRSMVENNIRKAGPVVLADLAPGDALRKALAMSPQEVIRDIKTSRLRGRGGAGFPTGIKWDYTRSAEGSKRYVVCNGDEGEPGTFKDRVILTEKADLLFEGMTIAGYAIGSDTGILYLRGEYAYLQAYLEHVLNRRRHDGLLGKNICGKMGFDFAIRIQMGAGAYVCGEETALLSSCEGQRGDPKNRPPFPAQKGYLGCPTTVNNVETFCCVARILDKGPGWFAQLGSTGSSGTKLLSVSGDCMSPGVYEVPFGIRLRDVLKLCGADDAIAVQVGGPSGQMVGPKDYDRTICYDDLATGGSIMVFGPERSVLEVAGKFMEFFVEESCGYCTPCRVGNMLLKERIDRILAGLGQTSDLEYLENLGQSVKSASRCGLGQTSANPILTTLKNFRSAYEAIVRKDTNGTQPAFDIRAALSDAQEITGRKSVHF
- a CDS encoding NADP oxidoreductase, whose protein sequence is MAKPKVATASLAGCFGCHMSLLDIDDRILKLVEIVDFDKSPVDDIKEFTGRCAVGLIEGGCCNEENVRVLQDFRKHCDVLISVGDCAIMGGLPAMRNTIPLKECLEEAYLHGPTVHNPSGMIPNDPEIPLLLNKVYPCDEVVKIDYYIPGCPPPADTLWETLVALLGNKPVQLPYELVKYD
- a CDS encoding Ni/Fe hydrogenase subunit alpha — its product is MQRIVIEPVTRVEGHGKVTLLLDEKKQVRQARLHIVEFRGFERFIQGRPYWEVPVLVQRLCGICPVSHHLAAAKAMDRIVGGENLTPTAEKMRRLMHYGQFFQSHALHFFHLCSPDLLFGFDADVAIRNVIGVAAKFPNLAVQGVMMRKYGQEIIKATAGKKIHGTGAIPGGINKNLSVAERDGFLKDIEQMVQWSREAVKIAKDYTVTNLKKVAPFGSFDSNHLSLIRQDGAMDLYHGNLRAIDPLGKKIFDQVDYQKYTDYIAEEVRSWSYMKFPFIKSLGPEKGWYRVGPLARVNTADFIDTPEAEAARKEFMAVTDNKPNNLTMAYHWSRMIELLHSIEKIKALLHDKDLQGTDLVTKGQRRDEAVGLIEAPRGTLFHHYRVNDKDQVVMANLIVSTTNNNEPMNRAVEKVAKDHLSGVTITEGLLNHIEVAIRAYDPCLSCATHALGQMPLTVELVDHQGKLLDTMSKG
- a CDS encoding glycosyltransferase family 39 protein, with the translated sequence MLTTDGDHAAGQPLLENKDAIGDRAAMPSGFRSMGLLLLLLSLTTCFAWIGSGPSMGDHECICAQTARQTIQSGNWLIPQLAEIPRIRKTPLGYWAIAATSWLLDDPNAQPVSDLTARLPSALAAFLNSLAVWWLGTMMFGQRAGFVAGFVMGCCATTVLFSHSAQVDMILALFTTLTFACFWRAFQPPRPSRPFIVIMFACFSAAMMAKAPLPMATAGAALTLWWFVAVPILNTAGRVPAGGRLRFASADALAQWSRLPWPWVLTGLVVFAVLAGSWPLYIRLEVDNAAALWKIEYLERFSGGLSERGKDQPFYYYLPFVFGLTAPFLCSLPEALAAPFLRRYVAQRKALAFAFIWAICGLVFLSAAGYKRPHYLVSIMPAYCLLLAPVIDRLFFGMVSRWLRPTAAVLPILLGLLLVAGSVVVQEDLHTQSSSNLSLCLRVALPVFTLLTLSCLLFAFGVRVWSFVLLNTSTALLTVLGVPAARQFMDVDTEAKALVRGFTRHGIGVSDPIYWVGGRPDATVEFYHGYRLQRLINELEMADLRRNRLAVQEEVYREFEKRIRTKLAEPRPVYLIMTSGHLDLLKRGTNLSPRIVFELSGYEDKPGKELVVITQPDGPARRAETRVSG
- a CDS encoding hydrogenase maturation protease, whose translation is MSKKDATVLLIGYGNPGRLDDGLGPALAGVVESLALPAVTVDADYQLTVEDAQAVAEHDIVVFADADATGEAPFSFRPIEPEAGINFSTHSIEPRQVLGLAHALFGGCTRGFILGIRGYDFDDFGESLSSRARVNLAAAIRFVERFLREGDFERDDWDTDHSSGEVLATSMR
- a CDS encoding (2Fe-2S)-binding protein, translating into MSDTVSFIIDGEEIQGQKGQTILEAAEAAGIYVPRLCHMKGLTPYGSCRVCTVLVNGRPQAACTQPVAEGIVVENNSDRVTRIRKDLVEMLFVEGNHFCMFCEKSGNCELQAMAYRLGIPAPKFPYMFPKRDVDASHPDLLIDHNRCIMCARCIRASRDVDGKGILQFVGRGIHKKVGVNSEACLGGTDAKVTDKFVEVCPVGAILKKRVGYAIPIGKRLYDKEPIGSDIEAKRTGKK